Proteins encoded within one genomic window of Gammaproteobacteria bacterium:
- the rplP gene encoding 50S ribosomal protein L16: MMQPKRTKFRKQFKGRNRGLAHRGSSVAFGDFGLKVTERGLLTARQIEAARRAMTRFIKRGGKVWIRVFPDKPITQKPLEVRQGKGKGNVEYWAARVQPGKILYEMDGVTEEIAREAFKLAAAKLPLATVVVTRQVI; encoded by the coding sequence ATGATGCAGCCCAAGCGCACCAAGTTCCGCAAGCAGTTCAAGGGACGCAACCGCGGTCTTGCCCACCGTGGCAGCAGCGTCGCCTTCGGCGACTTTGGCCTGAAGGTCACGGAGCGTGGCCTGCTGACGGCCCGCCAGATCGAGGCCGCGCGGCGCGCCATGACGCGCTTCATCAAGCGTGGTGGCAAGGTCTGGATCCGGGTGTTCCCCGACAAGCCGATCACCCAGAAGCCGCTCGAAGTCCGGCAGGGCAAGGGCAAGGGCAACGTGGAGTACTGGGCTGCCCGGGTGCAGCCCGGGAAGATCCTTTACGAGATGGACGGTGTCACCGAGGAGATCGCCCGGGAGGCATTCAAGCTGGCTGCGGCCAAGCTGCCCCTGGCGACGGTTGTCGTGACCCGGCAGGTGATCTGA
- the rpmC gene encoding 50S ribosomal protein L29 yields the protein MSAREIREKGSAELVEQLLALRREQFNLRVQQATGQQAKADQVARVRRDIARVKTVLRERELAGQAAGTKA from the coding sequence ATGAGCGCCAGGGAAATCCGCGAGAAGGGCAGCGCAGAACTCGTCGAGCAGCTGCTCGCTCTGCGTCGCGAGCAGTTCAACCTGAGGGTGCAGCAGGCCACTGGCCAGCAGGCCAAGGCCGACCAGGTGGCGCGGGTGCGGCGCGATATCGCCCGCGTGAAGACGGTGTTGCGTGAACGTGAGCTGGCCGGCCAGGCAGCAGGGACGAAAGCATGA
- the rpsQ gene encoding 30S ribosomal protein S17 yields MSEQKEAAGGRAMTGRVVSNKMQKTVAVAIERMVRHPVFGKYVRRTTRLLAHDEAGACREGDLVSIVECRPISRHKSWRVAEILQRAESE; encoded by the coding sequence ATGAGCGAGCAGAAGGAAGCCGCAGGTGGCCGGGCCATGACCGGCCGTGTCGTCAGCAACAAGATGCAGAAGACGGTCGCCGTGGCGATCGAGCGCATGGTGCGCCATCCCGTGTTCGGCAAGTACGTCCGCCGCACGACCAGGCTGCTGGCGCATGACGAGGCCGGCGCCTGCCGCGAGGGGGACCTGGTGTCCATCGTCGAGTGTCGACCCATCTCGCGGCACAAGTCGTGGCGGGTGGCGGAGATCCTGCAGCGCGCCGAGTCCGAGTGA